A section of the Vibrio vulnificus CMCP6 genome encodes:
- the acnD gene encoding Fe/S-dependent 2-methylisocitrate dehydratase AcnD has translation MGSKSMSNKNNTLYRKPLPGSSLDYFDAREAVEAISPGAYARLPYTSRVLAEQLVRRCEPSTLTDSLKQLIERRRDLDFPWYPARVVCHDILGQTALVDLAGLRDAIAEQGGNPANVNPVVETQLIVDHSLAVEYGGFDPEAFEKNRAIEERRNEDRFHFIEWCKTAFENVSVIPAGNGIMHQINLEKMSPVVQVKEGIAFPDTCVGTDSHTPHVDALGVIAIGVGGLEAETVMLGRPSMMRLPDIVGVKLVGQRQPGITATDIVLAITEFLRQQRVVSAYLEFFGEGAKALTIGDRATISNMTPEYGATAGMFYIDEQTINYLRLTGREPEQVALVENYAKHTGLWADDLHQVDYERVLEFDLSQVTRNLAGPSNPHRRLPTSELASRGIAGQYQEKEGQLPDGAVIIAAITSCTNTSNPRNVVAAGLLAKKANQLGLIRKPWVKSSFAPGSKVAKLYLEEAGLLPELEKLGFGIVAYACTTCNGMSGALDPKIQQEIIERDLYATAVLSGNRNFDGRIHPYAKQAFLASPPLVVAYAIAGTMRFDIERDVLGMDSSGKAIYLRDIWPSDEEIDAVVGSSVKPEQFRQVYIQMFKLDESERSESPLYDWRPMSTYIRRPPYWEGALAGERTLSGMRPLAILGDNITTDHLSPSNAILASSAAGEYLAKMGVPEEDFNSYATHRGDHLTAQRATFANPKLFNEMVKEKGQVVQGSLARVEPEGKVTRMWEAIETYMQRKQPLIIVAGADYGQGSSRDWAAKGVRLAGVEAIVAEGFERIHRTNLVGMGVLPLQFKAGVNRNSLQLDGTELYDVMGEIKPGADLALVITRTNGEKLDVAVTCRLDTEDEVHVYQAGGVLQRFAQDFLSEQGV, from the coding sequence ATGGGAAGCAAGTCCATGAGCAATAAAAACAATACCTTATATCGCAAACCTCTACCGGGCAGTTCGCTGGATTACTTTGATGCGCGTGAAGCGGTCGAGGCGATATCTCCAGGCGCGTACGCGCGTTTGCCATACACTTCGCGCGTATTGGCAGAACAACTGGTGCGCCGCTGTGAACCTAGCACGCTCACCGACAGCCTGAAACAGTTGATTGAACGACGTCGCGATCTTGATTTTCCTTGGTATCCAGCACGCGTGGTTTGCCACGATATTTTGGGCCAAACCGCATTAGTCGACCTCGCCGGTCTGCGTGACGCGATCGCCGAGCAAGGTGGTAATCCAGCGAACGTCAATCCTGTGGTGGAAACCCAACTGATTGTCGATCACTCGTTGGCGGTGGAATATGGCGGTTTTGACCCAGAGGCATTTGAGAAAAATCGCGCCATCGAGGAGCGTCGCAACGAAGACCGATTCCACTTCATCGAGTGGTGTAAAACCGCGTTTGAAAACGTCAGTGTGATTCCGGCGGGTAACGGCATCATGCACCAAATCAATTTGGAAAAAATGTCGCCAGTGGTGCAGGTAAAAGAGGGCATCGCCTTTCCTGATACCTGTGTTGGTACCGACAGCCATACGCCACATGTCGATGCCCTTGGCGTGATTGCCATTGGCGTCGGTGGCTTAGAAGCGGAAACCGTGATGCTCGGCCGCCCATCAATGATGCGTTTGCCCGATATCGTCGGTGTGAAGCTGGTTGGTCAGCGTCAACCGGGCATTACCGCCACCGATATTGTGTTAGCCATTACTGAATTTCTGCGTCAACAACGGGTGGTTTCCGCTTATCTTGAATTTTTTGGCGAAGGGGCGAAAGCACTAACGATTGGCGATCGCGCGACCATCTCTAACATGACGCCGGAATATGGTGCGACCGCGGGCATGTTCTACATCGACGAGCAGACAATCAACTACCTACGCTTAACAGGGCGCGAGCCAGAGCAAGTGGCTTTGGTGGAAAACTACGCCAAACACACCGGATTGTGGGCCGACGATTTGCATCAGGTCGACTATGAGCGTGTGTTGGAGTTTGATTTGTCTCAGGTCACGCGTAATCTTGCTGGGCCGTCTAACCCTCATCGCCGTTTGCCCACTTCGGAGTTGGCCAGCCGTGGCATTGCCGGGCAATACCAAGAAAAAGAAGGCCAACTGCCAGATGGCGCAGTGATCATCGCCGCCATTACCTCGTGCACCAACACCAGTAACCCTCGCAATGTTGTCGCGGCAGGTTTGTTGGCGAAGAAAGCCAACCAGTTGGGTCTCATCCGTAAACCTTGGGTGAAATCCTCCTTTGCACCCGGCTCAAAAGTGGCCAAGCTTTATCTTGAAGAAGCGGGGTTATTGCCCGAGCTTGAAAAGCTCGGATTTGGCATCGTCGCGTATGCTTGTACCACCTGTAATGGCATGAGTGGCGCACTCGACCCTAAGATTCAGCAAGAGATCATCGAGCGCGATCTCTACGCGACCGCGGTGTTGTCGGGTAACCGCAACTTTGACGGCCGTATTCACCCTTATGCCAAACAAGCGTTTCTCGCCTCTCCGCCTTTGGTGGTGGCGTATGCGATTGCTGGCACGATGCGTTTTGATATTGAGCGCGATGTGCTGGGGATGGATAGCAGCGGCAAAGCGATTTATCTGCGCGATATTTGGCCAAGCGATGAAGAGATCGACGCGGTCGTGGGCAGCTCAGTGAAGCCTGAACAGTTCCGCCAAGTCTACATTCAAATGTTCAAACTGGATGAAAGTGAACGTAGTGAATCGCCGCTTTACGATTGGCGTCCGATGAGCACTTATATTCGCCGGCCACCTTATTGGGAGGGCGCACTCGCTGGTGAGCGTACGCTTTCAGGCATGCGGCCTTTGGCCATTTTGGGGGACAACATCACCACCGATCACCTTTCACCATCGAATGCGATTTTGGCCAGCTCTGCGGCGGGCGAATACTTGGCAAAAATGGGCGTGCCAGAGGAGGACTTTAACTCCTACGCCACCCATCGCGGCGATCACTTAACCGCGCAGCGTGCAACGTTCGCTAACCCGAAACTGTTTAATGAAATGGTGAAAGAAAAGGGCCAAGTGGTGCAAGGATCGCTCGCTCGAGTGGAGCCTGAGGGGAAAGTCACTCGCATGTGGGAAGCGATTGAAACCTACATGCAGCGCAAGCAGCCATTGATCATTGTCGCAGGGGCGGATTACGGACAAGGCTCCTCTCGCGATTGGGCGGCAAAAGGGGTTCGACTTGCTGGGGTAGAAGCGATCGTTGCGGAAGGCTTTGAGCGCATTCACCGTACCAATCTCGTCGGTATGGGCGTGTTGCCGCTGCAATTTAAAGCGGGTGTGAATCGCAACAGCCTGCAACTGGATGGCACCGAGCTCTATGACGTGATGGGGGAAATCAAACCCGGAGCCGACCTCGCACTGGTCATCACTCGTACCAATGGGGAAAAACTTGATGTCGCGGTGACGTGTCGTCTTGACACCGAAGATGAAGTGCATGTCTATCAAGCTGGCGGCGTGTTGCAGCGATTCGCGCAAGATTTTCTCTCCGAGCAAGGAGTGTAA
- the prpC gene encoding bifunctional 2-methylcitrate synthase/citrate synthase, producing MPSSLTKKGELGGAGLRGQSAGSTALCTVGKTGTGLTYRGYDITDLANHAQFEEVAYLLLRGHLPTQQELDAYKTRLIGLRGLPVELKQALELIPASAHPMDVMRTGCSVLGNLEQETDFSQQLDATERMLALFPAIICYWYRFSHDGVRIDTQDQSQDCIGGYFLKMLTGKEPSELHKQVMHCSLILYAEHEFNASTFAARVCASTLSDIHSCVTAAIGTLRGPLHGGANEAAMEMIENWQTPEEAESNILRMLANKEKIMGFGHAIYRESDPRNALIKRWSKALSEAVGDTHLYAVSERVEAVMKREKDLFCNADFFHASAYHFMDIPTKLFTPIFVMSRLTGWTAHVFEQRANNRIIRPSADYIGPDHQDWVPIEQR from the coding sequence ATGCCTAGTTCTTTAACGAAGAAAGGTGAGTTAGGTGGCGCAGGCCTGCGTGGTCAAAGCGCTGGAAGCACCGCTTTATGTACTGTCGGTAAAACGGGGACAGGGTTAACCTATCGTGGTTATGACATCACTGACTTGGCCAACCATGCGCAATTTGAAGAAGTGGCGTACTTACTGTTACGCGGTCACTTACCAACGCAGCAAGAGTTGGATGCTTACAAAACTCGCCTGATTGGCCTGCGTGGCTTACCGGTGGAGTTGAAGCAAGCGCTGGAGCTGATCCCGGCGTCTGCGCATCCGATGGATGTGATGCGCACAGGCTGCTCTGTGCTGGGGAACTTAGAACAAGAAACCGATTTTTCGCAGCAGCTTGACGCGACAGAGCGCATGTTGGCGCTGTTCCCTGCGATCATTTGTTACTGGTATCGCTTTAGCCACGATGGCGTGCGCATCGATACGCAAGACCAATCGCAAGATTGCATCGGTGGTTACTTCCTCAAAATGCTCACGGGCAAAGAGCCCAGTGAACTGCATAAGCAGGTGATGCATTGTTCGCTGATTTTGTATGCAGAGCACGAGTTTAATGCCTCTACCTTTGCCGCTCGTGTGTGCGCCTCAACGCTGTCTGATATTCATTCTTGTGTAACCGCGGCGATTGGCACTTTGCGTGGTCCTTTGCATGGTGGTGCTAATGAGGCCGCGATGGAGATGATCGAAAACTGGCAAACACCAGAAGAGGCGGAAAGCAACATCCTGCGCATGTTGGCCAACAAAGAGAAAATCATGGGCTTTGGTCATGCGATTTATCGCGAAAGCGACCCACGTAATGCTCTGATCAAACGTTGGTCAAAAGCCTTGTCAGAAGCGGTGGGCGATACCCATCTTTACGCCGTCTCAGAACGTGTGGAAGCGGTGATGAAACGCGAGAAAGATCTGTTTTGTAACGCCGATTTCTTCCATGCCTCGGCCTATCACTTCATGGACATTCCCACCAAGCTGTTTACGCCGATTTTCGTCATGAGTCGCTTAACAGGCTGGACGGCGCATGTGTTTGAACAGCGCGCTAATAACCGAATCATTCGTCCAAGTGCTGACTACATTGGCCCAGATCACCAAGATTGGGTGCCGATTGAACAGCGCTAG
- the prpB gene encoding methylisocitrate lyase, translating to MSLTPGAKFRLAVQQNDPLQIVGTINPYCAMMAKRLGHQAIYLSGGGIANASYGLPDLGITTLNDVLVDVERITNACDLPLLVDIDTGFGGAFNIARTIKAMEKAGAAAVHMEDQVAQKRCGHRPNKAIVSQQEMVDRVKAAVDARVDDNFVIMARTDALAVEGIDSAIERAIACVEAGADMIFPEAMNKLEQYQQFSAALAQATGKHVPILANITEFGQTPLYGCEELAKSNVDMVLYPLSAFRAMNKAAEMVYRHLLEVGNQEALIDSMQTRKELYDYLNYHAYEDKLDQLFSEGK from the coding sequence ATGAGCTTAACTCCGGGGGCGAAGTTCAGACTCGCCGTACAACAAAACGATCCGCTGCAAATCGTCGGCACCATCAACCCTTATTGCGCCATGATGGCCAAACGCCTCGGCCATCAAGCCATTTACCTTTCTGGCGGCGGTATCGCTAATGCGTCTTACGGCTTGCCGGACTTAGGCATCACCACACTTAACGACGTGCTGGTGGACGTAGAGCGCATCACCAACGCCTGTGATTTGCCTCTGCTGGTGGACATTGACACTGGTTTTGGCGGCGCATTCAACATCGCGCGCACCATCAAAGCGATGGAAAAAGCTGGCGCAGCCGCGGTTCACATGGAAGATCAAGTGGCGCAAAAACGTTGTGGCCACCGCCCAAACAAAGCGATTGTTTCTCAGCAAGAAATGGTCGATCGCGTTAAAGCGGCGGTGGATGCACGAGTCGATGACAACTTTGTGATTATGGCGCGTACCGATGCGCTGGCGGTGGAAGGGATTGATAGTGCAATTGAGCGTGCGATTGCCTGTGTAGAAGCGGGCGCGGACATGATTTTCCCCGAAGCAATGAACAAACTTGAGCAGTATCAGCAATTTTCTGCTGCTTTGGCGCAAGCCACGGGCAAGCACGTGCCGATATTGGCCAACATTACCGAATTTGGCCAAACCCCCTTGTATGGTTGTGAAGAATTGGCCAAATCCAACGTGGATATGGTGCTGTATCCGTTGAGTGCCTTCCGCGCGATGAACAAAGCGGCGGAAATGGTCTATCGCCACTTGTTGGAAGTGGGCAATCAAGAGGCGTTAATCGACTCCATGCAGACGCGTAAAGAGCTCTATGACTATCTCAACTATCACGCGTACGAAGACAAGCTCGATCAGCTGTTTTCAGAAGGAAAATAA
- a CDS encoding GntR family transcriptional regulator produces MNVDTKAIGKLAGSDKENTKSESLTESLVEAIVNGQIAPGSKISEPELAKHYHVSRGPLREAMMRLEGLGLIERVPHVGARVITLSPEKLVELYAVREALEGMAARLAARYISQEELLSLELLLSTHSKHIDEVEGSSYFHQHGDFDFHYRIIKASRNRELIALLCDELYHLLRMYRYQSPRAQSRPKEALEEHKFILQAIRNRDEELSEMLMRRHISGSRKLIEQQILKD; encoded by the coding sequence ATGAATGTAGACACCAAAGCCATTGGCAAACTTGCGGGCAGCGACAAGGAAAACACCAAATCCGAATCGCTGACCGAATCCTTGGTTGAAGCGATTGTGAATGGACAAATCGCACCGGGAAGCAAAATCTCGGAACCCGAGTTAGCCAAGCATTATCACGTGAGCCGAGGCCCACTGCGTGAGGCGATGATGCGACTAGAAGGGCTTGGCTTGATCGAACGTGTTCCTCATGTTGGGGCGCGTGTGATAACTCTTTCACCTGAAAAATTGGTGGAGCTGTATGCGGTGCGTGAAGCACTAGAAGGCATGGCCGCGAGGCTTGCCGCTCGCTACATCAGCCAAGAAGAGCTGTTGAGCCTTGAACTGCTATTGTCGACACATTCGAAACACATTGATGAAGTAGAAGGTTCCTCTTACTTCCATCAACACGGTGATTTCGACTTTCACTACCGCATCATCAAAGCCAGTCGCAACCGCGAATTGATCGCGCTGCTGTGTGACGAGCTGTACCACTTACTGCGCATGTATCGCTATCAATCACCGCGTGCCCAATCACGACCCAAAGAAGCGTTGGAAGAGCACAAATTCATTCTGCAAGCGATTCGCAATCGAGATGAAGAGTTGTCGGAAATGTTGATGAGAAGACACATCTCCGGCAGCCGAAAATTAATCGAACAACAGATCCTAAAGGATTAG
- a CDS encoding HD domain-containing phosphohydrolase, with protein sequence MKSSLRQARKFSIRFTVGSMFLIATMMTALVAISLQYHFGKAMSQEQVMSKLTLASADVSDYVKEIELSASNSARILKSVAMATENKFTQQEIQTLITEVLEDNPMFYSIYYGKENEDFYQIINLNSSPIVREKMSATENERWVVMDIRGEGIKRTRVTRYYDVNRAVTRTIREPSRYLPTERPWYDAAQADRITKTEPYLFQHLKITGQTYSIRSSHSVIGIDIVLSAVASHMTPEAMGLSEGQGISAFLFNRKGEIIAESRQEQRDEQRMPAISPIALTAEQKEAIVAAGVLKVSNQLNWMPFDFSQSGEPRGYAVDLLKMIATMTGLQFEFTNGFSSAELKQRYHDGEVDILNAVFASESLNGLASQPLFYFEPAVATLNRETNQSGHLISDAKARVGMVQGQNFALQKSSTEIRTYADLTLALNGLLQGEVGSVVHSYHSLKQRKESSLGRTIQLEKMPMAEKVPVFLYLNQTQPALLEVINKALNELSEAQKAWLAQKWLNHYRDNSFVPYSELLELAAQPDLHGEMNVVEIGGTARYVYLVPVNSNQEFLAVVVPEDVVMGQVMQQLWRSLAITIAAMVILLPTSWIFGSPIVRPISALIAQTRKIKQRRFDEVVPVETRIKEVSQLSQAMMDMVAEIKKHQKAQEEFVEAFIQLIAGAIDDKSPYTAGHCNRVPELGLMLAKVAEECQEGKFKAFKFKNNAERREFRIAAWLHDCGKITTPEHVVDKGSKLEANYNRIHEIRTRFEVLWRDAEIEYLNRLIAGSAPKEQAEAQLVQRREKLQEEFAFIARCNVGGEFMQQEAIERIEQIAAQTWLRHFDDRLGLSPLEESRLTTPSAPLPAIEPLLVDRVDHIIERDRPMQFDAKYGINIDVPEHLYNLGEIYNLSIRAGTLTREDRFKINEHMISGIKMLESLPFPEELARVPRYASTHHETLKGTGYPRKLSADQLSIPERILVIADIFEALTAADRPYKKAKPLSVAVDIMYKMALDEHLDMDLFLLFLKSGTYLEYAQMFLPEKQIDSVDINKYINATLAA encoded by the coding sequence ATGAAGAGTTCATTGCGTCAGGCTAGAAAGTTTTCCATACGTTTTACCGTTGGTAGCATGTTTTTGATTGCGACCATGATGACGGCACTTGTCGCCATTTCTTTGCAGTACCACTTCGGTAAAGCCATGTCCCAAGAGCAAGTGATGTCGAAATTGACGCTGGCTTCTGCTGATGTCAGTGACTATGTCAAAGAAATTGAACTGAGTGCCAGTAATAGCGCGCGGATCTTAAAAAGCGTTGCGATGGCCACGGAAAACAAATTCACTCAGCAAGAAATCCAAACTTTGATCACCGAGGTGCTCGAGGACAATCCGATGTTCTACAGCATCTACTATGGCAAAGAAAACGAGGATTTCTATCAAATCATCAATCTGAATTCGTCCCCCATTGTGCGAGAAAAAATGTCGGCAACGGAGAATGAACGTTGGGTGGTGATGGATATCCGAGGCGAGGGCATTAAGCGCACGCGTGTCACCCGATACTATGACGTGAATCGTGCCGTGACTCGCACCATTCGTGAGCCGAGCCGATACTTGCCAACGGAGCGCCCTTGGTATGATGCGGCGCAGGCGGATCGCATTACCAAGACAGAACCTTATCTGTTCCAGCATTTGAAGATCACAGGGCAGACCTATTCCATCCGCAGTAGCCATTCGGTGATTGGTATTGATATCGTGCTTTCCGCTGTTGCTTCTCACATGACGCCAGAAGCGATGGGGCTTAGCGAAGGGCAAGGTATTTCGGCGTTTTTATTCAATCGCAAAGGCGAAATCATTGCAGAAAGCCGTCAAGAGCAACGTGATGAACAACGAATGCCAGCCATATCGCCGATTGCACTGACCGCCGAGCAAAAAGAGGCCATTGTCGCGGCTGGGGTGCTTAAAGTCTCGAACCAACTCAACTGGATGCCGTTTGATTTTAGCCAATCGGGTGAGCCAAGAGGTTACGCGGTCGATCTTTTGAAAATGATTGCCACGATGACGGGGTTGCAATTTGAGTTCACTAACGGTTTCAGTTCGGCAGAGCTTAAGCAGCGTTATCACGATGGTGAGGTGGACATTTTAAACGCGGTGTTTGCGTCCGAATCGTTAAATGGCTTAGCCAGCCAACCGTTGTTTTACTTTGAGCCAGCGGTGGCGACGCTCAATCGTGAAACCAATCAAAGCGGACATTTAATCTCGGATGCCAAGGCGCGCGTCGGCATGGTACAAGGGCAGAACTTTGCGCTGCAAAAGTCGTCAACAGAGATTCGTACCTATGCCGATTTGACCTTGGCGTTAAACGGGTTGCTGCAAGGCGAGGTGGGGAGTGTGGTGCACAGCTATCACTCTTTGAAACAGCGTAAAGAAAGTAGCTTAGGTCGAACCATCCAGTTAGAAAAAATGCCGATGGCAGAGAAAGTCCCGGTGTTTCTTTATCTCAACCAGACGCAACCTGCGCTGCTAGAGGTGATTAATAAGGCATTAAACGAGCTCAGTGAGGCGCAAAAAGCGTGGCTCGCGCAGAAATGGCTCAACCATTATCGCGACAACAGCTTTGTCCCTTACAGTGAGCTACTTGAACTGGCGGCTCAGCCAGATTTACACGGCGAGATGAACGTTGTCGAAATTGGCGGTACGGCACGCTATGTCTATTTGGTGCCCGTCAACAGCAACCAAGAATTTCTTGCTGTTGTGGTCCCAGAGGATGTGGTGATGGGCCAAGTGATGCAGCAGTTATGGCGCTCACTGGCGATCACGATCGCTGCGATGGTGATTCTATTGCCAACATCGTGGATTTTTGGCTCGCCAATTGTTCGCCCGATTTCTGCTTTGATTGCGCAAACACGCAAGATCAAACAACGACGTTTTGATGAGGTAGTGCCAGTTGAAACGCGCATTAAAGAGGTCTCGCAGTTATCTCAAGCGATGATGGACATGGTGGCGGAAATCAAAAAGCATCAAAAAGCGCAGGAAGAATTTGTTGAAGCTTTTATCCAACTCATCGCTGGAGCCATCGATGATAAGTCACCCTATACCGCAGGTCACTGTAACCGTGTTCCCGAGTTGGGGCTGATGTTGGCGAAAGTGGCGGAAGAGTGTCAAGAAGGTAAGTTCAAAGCATTTAAATTCAAAAACAATGCCGAGCGTAGAGAGTTTAGAATTGCGGCTTGGTTGCACGATTGCGGCAAAATAACGACCCCAGAGCATGTTGTCGACAAAGGTTCTAAGCTCGAAGCCAACTACAACCGTATTCATGAAATTCGCACTCGCTTTGAAGTGTTGTGGCGTGATGCAGAGATTGAATATCTCAATCGCCTGATTGCGGGAAGCGCTCCAAAAGAGCAGGCCGAAGCGCAACTCGTACAACGCAGAGAAAAGTTACAAGAAGAGTTTGCCTTTATTGCCCGTTGTAATGTCGGTGGTGAATTCATGCAACAAGAGGCGATTGAGCGAATTGAGCAAATCGCAGCGCAAACTTGGTTGCGCCATTTTGACGATCGCTTAGGTTTGTCTCCGTTGGAAGAATCCCGACTCACCACACCGTCTGCGCCACTACCAGCCATTGAGCCACTATTGGTGGATAGGGTTGATCACATCATTGAGCGCGACAGACCGATGCAGTTTGATGCCAAATATGGCATCAACATCGACGTGCCAGAGCACCTCTACAATTTAGGGGAGATTTACAACCTCTCGATTCGCGCAGGGACATTAACACGTGAAGATCGCTTCAAAATCAATGAGCACATGATCAGTGGCATTAAGATGTTGGAATCTTTGCCATTCCCCGAGGAACTTGCGCGAGTGCCACGCTACGCCTCGACTCACCATGAAACGCTCAAAGGCACGGGGTATCCGCGCAAACTGAGTGCCGATCAGCTCTCCATTCCGGAGCGTATCCTTGTGATTGCCGATATTTTTGAGGCGCTGACGGCGGCTGATCGCCCTTATAAGAAAGCCAAACCACTCAGTGTAGCTGTCGACATTATGTACAAAATGGCCCTTGATGAGCATTTGGACATGGATTTGTTCTTACTGTTCTTGAAAAGCGGAACTTACCTTGAATACGCACAGATGTTTTTGCCTGAGAAACAGATAGATAGCGTTGATATCAATAAATACATTAATGCCACTCTGGCGGCGTAA